A window from bacterium encodes these proteins:
- a CDS encoding LmbE family protein: MAVVLAISAHPDDIEFLMAGTLALLAHSGCTVHTLTLANGSCGSTSLDAAAIAAVRERECRNAAKHLSAIWHPALTNDLEIFYEPSLVRRVAAVFRTIAPDILLLHSPQDYMEDHMNACRLGVTAAFTRSMPNFITEPTVAPVENPVCVYHAQPHGNRDQLNQWVQPDFLITIDAVMEIKSAMLAEHVSQQAWLDQSQSLSAPVESMKQFGGELAKPVKGCRYAEGWRRHNPLGLCEADANPLRVLLADYYFAF; the protein is encoded by the coding sequence ATGGCAGTGGTTCTGGCGATATCCGCCCATCCGGATGACATCGAATTTTTGATGGCCGGCACCCTGGCTCTGCTGGCCCACAGTGGCTGCACGGTTCACACCCTGACGCTGGCTAACGGTTCCTGCGGGTCTACCAGCCTGGATGCTGCGGCGATCGCCGCCGTACGAGAGCGCGAGTGTCGGAATGCAGCCAAGCATCTCTCTGCGATTTGGCATCCTGCGCTGACCAATGATCTGGAAATTTTCTACGAGCCGTCGCTGGTGCGCCGGGTTGCGGCTGTTTTCCGCACCATCGCACCCGATATTCTGCTGCTGCACTCGCCTCAGGATTATATGGAAGACCATATGAACGCCTGCCGGCTGGGTGTGACCGCAGCCTTTACCCGCAGCATGCCCAACTTTATCACCGAACCGACCGTGGCGCCGGTGGAGAATCCGGTCTGCGTCTACCATGCCCAGCCCCATGGCAACCGCGATCAACTGAATCAATGGGTGCAGCCGGATTTTCTCATCACCATCGATGCGGTGATGGAGATCAAATCCGCCATGTTGGCGGAGCATGTCAGCCAGCAGGCATGGCTGGACCAAAGCCAGTCCCTGTCGGCTCCGGTGGAGAGTATGAAGCAGTTCGGCGGCGAGTTGGCCAAGCCGGTGAAGGGGTGCCGGTATGCTGAAGGATGGCGGCGTCACAATCCTTTGGGTTTATGTGAAGCGGATGCGAATCCTCTTCGTGTGTTGCTGGCGGACTATTATTTTGCGTTCTAG